One Streptomyces sp. P9-A2 DNA window includes the following coding sequences:
- a CDS encoding histidine phosphatase family protein, which produces MTICLTLLCATAGDDTSEAIFDDDAPNERGPSEAGATGTALPRYSVAVRAPSTRCARTAHALALKTTLEPALRGFDYGKWHGRTAAEVAATDPYGFSAWLTDPDATPHGGESVRQLCQRITHWLNSLPPDMDRALAITEPAVTRAVLVHALSAPVKAFWHLKVPLLSTVSVTSYACRARTCAA; this is translated from the coding sequence ATGACGATCTGCCTGACGCTTCTGTGCGCGACCGCCGGGGACGACACCAGCGAGGCAATCTTCGATGACGATGCCCCGAATGAGCGCGGTCCGTCTGAGGCAGGCGCCACCGGAACAGCCCTGCCCCGGTACTCGGTGGCCGTCCGGGCACCTTCGACCCGCTGCGCCCGGACTGCTCACGCTCTGGCCCTCAAGACCACACTCGAGCCTGCGCTACGCGGCTTTGACTACGGCAAGTGGCACGGCCGCACAGCCGCCGAAGTCGCCGCTACCGACCCCTACGGGTTCTCCGCCTGGTTGACGGACCCGGATGCCACGCCCCACGGAGGCGAGTCCGTGCGCCAGCTCTGCCAACGGATCACGCATTGGCTGAACAGCCTGCCGCCCGACATGGACCGCGCACTGGCCATCACGGAACCGGCCGTTACCCGGGCCGTGCTCGTCCACGCTCTGTCAGCACCGGTGAAAGCCTTCTGGCACCTCAAAGTACCGCTTCTGTCGACGGTGTCCGTTACGTCGTATGCCTGCCGAGCGCGCACCTGTGCCGCGTGA
- a CDS encoding WhiB family transcriptional regulator: MPGSFPEDHKAPNWRDQASCVGEDPEIFFPLSDSASPGDEAFLARMICRRCSVLLVCRSWAIDHGEDDGIWGATTAAQRRAIRRARLGS, from the coding sequence GTGCCTGGCTCGTTCCCTGAAGATCACAAGGCGCCGAACTGGCGCGATCAGGCTTCGTGTGTGGGCGAGGATCCTGAGATTTTCTTCCCTCTGTCCGACTCCGCGTCGCCCGGAGACGAGGCTTTCCTCGCCCGGATGATATGTCGTCGCTGCTCCGTTCTTCTTGTCTGCCGGTCGTGGGCCATCGACCATGGCGAGGACGACGGGATCTGGGGTGCCACCACGGCCGCACAGCGCAGAGCGATTCGTCGAGCGCGGCTTGGGTCGTAG
- a CDS encoding TetR/AcrR family transcriptional regulator, translated as MAVADGVEADNAKRRILDAAADAFMEQGFGVAIDDIADSIGATKGLIYYHFRSKFDIFLAAYEHGMRTVREQVEPLARAPRSGRERLIAMSTQHVMNLMTNLTYHHVVHLGVREQSSTALKPRQRKALDELNVLRAEYEDLFLQVVKEGIADGTLRPVRANLAARTLLCSLNAVDMWFRRIEGQSADDLRHLADEVVDLVVGGLLLDPVR; from the coding sequence ATGGCAGTCGCGGACGGCGTCGAGGCCGACAATGCCAAGCGCCGAATTCTGGATGCCGCAGCCGATGCCTTCATGGAGCAGGGGTTCGGCGTCGCCATCGATGACATCGCCGACAGCATCGGTGCCACCAAAGGGCTGATCTACTACCACTTCCGCTCCAAGTTCGACATCTTCCTTGCCGCGTACGAGCACGGCATGCGAACCGTCCGCGAACAAGTGGAGCCGCTGGCCCGGGCGCCCAGGAGCGGGCGGGAGAGACTCATCGCCATGTCGACCCAGCACGTGATGAATCTGATGACGAATCTCACGTATCACCATGTGGTCCATCTCGGTGTGCGTGAGCAGTCGTCGACCGCGCTGAAGCCCCGTCAGCGGAAGGCGTTGGACGAGCTGAACGTCCTGCGGGCCGAATACGAAGACCTTTTCCTTCAGGTCGTCAAGGAGGGGATCGCCGACGGCACCCTTCGTCCCGTGCGCGCGAATCTGGCCGCCCGGACGCTGCTGTGCAGTCTCAATGCCGTCGACATGTGGTTTCGCCGGATCGAGGGGCAGTCGGCGGACGACCTGAGGCACCTTGCCGACGAGGTCGTGGACCTCGTGGTCGGAGGACTGCTCCTCGATCCGGTTCGCTGA
- a CDS encoding phosphatase PAP2 family protein has product MLWATAGAAALGFLVALELSARHYGLPGPITHQAREVIFAPHSGPLLYAGMALTMVVLTWRQRLVALGAAIGVDVLFWLVRWALDAEMNFGNGALWVVLGCAVIAVTRRTGGERTLMLKGVGLGLLLVAGHKTGDTWLLITSKTRPTVLDQYVLVADHALGDPSWLVGRLVDATAPVSVHVLHLVYGQLPLAAALVGLYQLRHVAVERRFPGHHLVRTFLVIGLLGPGIYMLFPVVGPVYAYGAEGGQWAAANLWPDTLPSISTPQPMPFDGITPRNCMPSLHTAWAVTLFVHSRKGSRAMRYAGTFWLAGTLCATLGFGYHYGADIIAGVVFALTIEAAMRSLAHGWDRSGVQLVAHGTAVFTALLLSYRYLPEEMAGHPWVFGPLLVLATASVVHNYVRTTRLWDAKATPARQSEPHPVEPRPELV; this is encoded by the coding sequence ATGCTGTGGGCCACGGCGGGTGCGGCGGCCCTCGGTTTCCTCGTCGCGCTGGAACTCTCCGCGCGCCACTACGGCCTACCGGGGCCGATCACCCATCAGGCACGAGAGGTGATATTTGCCCCCCATTCGGGTCCGCTGCTGTACGCCGGTATGGCGTTGACGATGGTGGTGCTCACCTGGCGGCAACGGCTCGTCGCACTGGGTGCCGCGATCGGCGTCGACGTCCTCTTCTGGCTGGTGCGGTGGGCGCTCGACGCCGAAATGAACTTCGGCAACGGCGCGTTGTGGGTGGTTCTGGGCTGTGCGGTCATCGCTGTCACGCGCCGTACCGGCGGGGAACGCACGCTGATGCTGAAGGGCGTCGGCCTGGGACTACTGCTGGTGGCCGGCCACAAGACGGGTGACACCTGGCTGCTCATCACGTCGAAGACCCGCCCGACGGTGCTCGACCAGTACGTGCTGGTCGCCGATCACGCGCTGGGCGACCCGTCGTGGCTGGTCGGCCGGCTCGTCGACGCCACCGCACCGGTCAGCGTCCACGTTCTCCACCTGGTCTACGGTCAGCTCCCGCTGGCAGCGGCGCTCGTCGGGTTGTACCAGCTGCGCCACGTGGCGGTCGAGCGCCGCTTCCCGGGTCACCATCTGGTGCGCACCTTCCTGGTCATCGGCCTGCTCGGGCCGGGCATCTACATGCTCTTCCCGGTCGTCGGCCCGGTGTACGCCTACGGAGCCGAGGGCGGCCAGTGGGCGGCGGCCAACCTGTGGCCGGACACGCTGCCGTCGATCAGCACCCCGCAGCCGATGCCGTTCGACGGGATCACACCGCGCAACTGCATGCCCAGTCTGCACACGGCGTGGGCCGTCACGCTCTTCGTCCATTCCCGCAAGGGCTCGCGGGCGATGCGGTACGCGGGCACGTTCTGGTTGGCCGGCACCCTCTGCGCGACGCTGGGCTTCGGTTACCACTACGGCGCGGACATCATCGCCGGGGTGGTGTTCGCGCTCACGATCGAGGCGGCGATGCGCTCGCTCGCACACGGCTGGGACCGGTCGGGCGTCCAACTGGTCGCCCACGGCACGGCGGTTTTCACCGCGCTCCTGCTGTCGTACCGCTATCTGCCGGAGGAGATGGCCGGACATCCCTGGGTGTTCGGACCCCTCCTCGTCCTGGCGACGGCCTCGGTGGTCCACAACTACGTGCGGACCACCAGGCTGTGGGATGCGAAGGCCACGCCGGCGCGGCAGTCGGAGCCGCACCCCGTGGAGCCGCGACCCGAACTGGTCTGA
- a CDS encoding MFS transporter has translation MTVDSVSSAADTLHARATRKAMVRLLPIMLAAYFMAYIDRTNVALAKTHLQADVGISVTAFGLGAGIFFISYAFLEVPGSLIMHRVGPRRWIARIAVTWGALSAAMMFVQGEWSFYVLRFFLGMAEAGLYPTLMYMVTVWFSQKHRATVVGFIYLAPTVALVVGNPMGGALMEFDTALGLHGWQWMFLIEGIVTMLVGVLVWFSLPETPRDASWLTSEEAQILSARAAGGDTETGNRIKGNLKHAFARPFIVIVALIYLFNQVTNVGIVFNMPSIVEGLNIHGSFLIGLVSGSAGIGATVGVLLVPLVHRRFGNEVTLIGILAASTAVTAALFVLSSSPTVQILLIVVSMVFVFGTLPLFWSVAMARMSGLAAAAGLAFINTIGLLGGFLGPYAFGLAEDATGDPGAGLYVVIASSVVGVLLTPLLARAVRSEDAAEAKAPAPVAS, from the coding sequence ATGACTGTCGATTCGGTTTCCTCGGCGGCGGACACGCTGCACGCGCGCGCCACTCGCAAGGCCATGGTCAGGCTCCTGCCGATCATGCTGGCCGCCTACTTCATGGCCTACATCGACCGCACCAACGTCGCGCTCGCCAAGACCCACCTGCAGGCCGACGTCGGCATCAGCGTCACGGCCTTCGGGCTGGGCGCCGGGATCTTCTTCATCAGCTACGCCTTCCTGGAGGTGCCCGGCAGTCTGATCATGCACAGAGTCGGCCCAAGACGGTGGATCGCACGGATCGCCGTCACCTGGGGCGCGCTCTCGGCGGCCATGATGTTCGTCCAGGGCGAGTGGTCGTTCTATGTGCTGCGCTTCTTCCTCGGCATGGCCGAGGCAGGCCTCTACCCGACCCTCATGTACATGGTCACCGTGTGGTTCTCCCAGAAGCACCGCGCCACCGTGGTCGGATTCATCTACCTGGCCCCGACCGTCGCCCTGGTCGTGGGCAACCCGATGGGCGGCGCGCTGATGGAGTTCGACACCGCTCTGGGGCTGCACGGATGGCAGTGGATGTTCCTGATCGAGGGCATCGTGACCATGCTCGTCGGCGTCCTCGTCTGGTTCAGCCTGCCGGAGACGCCCCGCGACGCCTCATGGCTGACGTCCGAGGAAGCGCAGATACTCTCCGCCCGTGCCGCCGGTGGCGACACGGAAACCGGAAACCGGATCAAGGGCAACCTGAAGCACGCCTTCGCCCGCCCCTTCATCGTCATCGTCGCGCTGATCTACCTGTTCAACCAGGTCACGAACGTCGGCATCGTCTTCAACATGCCGTCGATCGTCGAGGGGCTGAACATTCACGGCTCGTTCCTCATCGGTCTGGTGTCGGGAAGCGCCGGTATCGGAGCCACCGTCGGAGTGCTCCTCGTTCCCCTCGTGCACCGTCGTTTCGGCAACGAGGTGACGCTCATCGGGATCCTCGCGGCGTCGACGGCGGTGACAGCGGCGCTCTTCGTGCTCTCGTCGTCCCCGACCGTGCAGATCCTGCTGATCGTGGTGTCCATGGTCTTCGTGTTCGGCACGCTGCCGCTGTTCTGGTCCGTGGCCATGGCGCGGATGTCCGGACTGGCCGCGGCCGCCGGCCTCGCGTTCATCAACACGATCGGGCTGCTCGGCGGATTCCTCGGCCCGTACGCCTTCGGCCTGGCCGAGGACGCGACCGGGGACCCCGGCGCGGGGCTCTACGTCGTCATCGCCTCCTCGGTCGTCGGCGTCCTGCTCACGCCTCTGCTCGCACGGGCCGTCCGCAGTGAGGACGCGGCCGAGGCCAAGGCCCCGGCCCCCGTCGCGAGTTAG
- a CDS encoding acetyl-CoA C-acyltransferase — MREAVIVSTARTPIGKAFRGSFNDTSGQQLAAHAITGALRRAGLDGQEVEDVVFGCAMQEGSTGMNVARQGALRAGLPVTVPGMTIDRQCASGLMAIATAAKQVVTDGMNIVIGGGVESISLVQNEYRNTHRALDPWLSREKPSLYMSMLETAEIVAERYGVSRDAQDEFALLSQRRTAAAQQAGLFDEEIVALSGRRTTPEGPGTPAAVREFTLREDEGSRASTTRDALSRLRPVLPDGKVSTTSTVTAGNASQLSDGASAAVVMEAREAARRGLTPLGAYRGIAVAGCEPDEMGIGPVRAVPKLLAEHRLSVDDIDLWELNEAFASQAVHCRDRLGIDPAKLNVNGGAITVGHPYGMTGARLVGHALLEGRRRGARFAVITMCVGGGMGAAGLFEIF; from the coding sequence GTGAGAGAGGCCGTCATCGTGTCCACGGCCCGGACGCCGATCGGCAAGGCGTTCCGTGGCTCGTTCAACGACACGTCCGGTCAGCAGCTGGCCGCCCACGCGATCACCGGCGCACTGCGGCGAGCGGGACTCGACGGACAGGAGGTCGAGGACGTCGTGTTCGGCTGCGCGATGCAGGAGGGCTCGACGGGGATGAACGTCGCTCGCCAGGGAGCGCTGCGGGCGGGTCTGCCGGTGACGGTTCCCGGGATGACCATCGACCGGCAGTGCGCGTCGGGTCTGATGGCGATCGCGACCGCGGCGAAGCAGGTCGTCACCGACGGGATGAACATCGTGATCGGCGGCGGAGTCGAATCCATCTCCCTCGTCCAGAACGAGTACAGGAACACCCACCGGGCCCTCGACCCGTGGCTGTCGCGGGAGAAGCCCTCGCTCTACATGAGCATGCTGGAGACGGCGGAGATCGTGGCAGAGCGTTACGGCGTCAGCCGCGACGCGCAGGACGAGTTCGCCCTGCTGTCCCAGCGCCGGACGGCCGCCGCGCAACAGGCGGGACTCTTCGACGAGGAGATCGTCGCCTTGTCCGGCAGGCGAACCACTCCCGAAGGGCCGGGCACCCCGGCGGCCGTCCGGGAGTTCACCCTGCGCGAGGACGAGGGAAGCCGCGCCTCGACCACACGTGACGCGCTGTCCCGTCTCCGGCCGGTGCTTCCCGACGGGAAGGTGTCCACGACCTCCACCGTCACCGCCGGTAACGCGTCCCAACTCTCCGACGGCGCCTCCGCCGCCGTCGTGATGGAGGCCCGCGAAGCGGCGAGACGCGGGCTCACCCCGCTCGGCGCCTACCGGGGAATCGCCGTCGCCGGCTGCGAGCCGGACGAAATGGGGATCGGGCCCGTACGCGCGGTCCCCAAGCTGCTCGCCGAACACCGCCTCTCCGTGGACGACATCGACCTGTGGGAGCTCAACGAGGCTTTCGCGTCGCAGGCCGTCCACTGCCGTGACCGCCTGGGCATCGATCCGGCCAAGCTCAATGTCAACGGCGGCGCCATCACGGTCGGCCATCCCTACGGCATGACAGGGGCCCGCCTCGTCGGCCACGCCCTGCTCGAGGGACGCCGACGCGGCGCCCGGTTCGCCGTCATCACCATGTGCGTCGGCGGAGGCATGGGCGCCGCCGGTCTCTTCGAGATCTTCTGA
- a CDS encoding sensor histidine kinase, whose amino-acid sequence MSTRRLPAPLLDAALVGVSLIDVWGHVDTSEPLRMVCALAAAFALLLRRRLPLLTFLLTLPAVLVSDAVFAALAALYTLASLTRRRTLLAVCAVAFTLSDMTSFPSPDFDFSTPSTFVTLGYTAATAAAPVFLGQLVQTRRDLSLRLVEISQARDHERQLTAQTVLAKERTTLAREMHDVVSHQVSLIAVQAGVLQVGSRDAEVKQAAATIRRLSVQTLDELRHMVSVLRASGGRPTELIPQPSLADIPQLVDNSGIEAELHTDLSGSLPPPVQRAIYRTVQEALTNVRKHASGATAVVRIRHENTTVRVTVTNTAPTRPALPLPSANYGLVGLRQRAELLGGTVTCGPTTDGGYQLCLELPVDGTW is encoded by the coding sequence ATGAGCACTCGCCGCCTGCCCGCCCCGCTGCTGGACGCCGCCCTCGTCGGAGTCTCACTGATCGATGTCTGGGGCCATGTCGACACCTCCGAGCCGCTGCGCATGGTCTGCGCCCTGGCCGCTGCCTTCGCTCTTCTCCTGCGCCGTCGTCTGCCGCTGCTCACGTTCCTGCTCACCCTTCCCGCAGTCCTCGTCTCCGACGCGGTTTTCGCCGCCCTGGCCGCGCTGTACACGCTCGCCTCACTCACCCGCCGCCGCACCCTGCTGGCCGTCTGCGCCGTAGCGTTCACCCTCAGCGACATGACCTCTTTTCCGTCGCCGGACTTCGACTTCTCGACACCGTCGACCTTTGTCACCCTGGGCTACACAGCGGCGACGGCGGCCGCACCCGTCTTCCTCGGCCAACTCGTCCAGACCCGGCGTGATCTGTCGTTGCGACTCGTCGAGATCTCCCAGGCACGCGACCACGAGCGGCAGCTGACGGCCCAGACCGTGCTGGCCAAGGAACGCACGACACTCGCCCGCGAAATGCATGACGTGGTCTCCCACCAGGTCAGCCTCATCGCGGTGCAGGCCGGAGTGCTCCAGGTCGGCAGCCGGGACGCCGAAGTGAAACAAGCCGCAGCCACGATCCGCAGACTGAGCGTGCAGACCCTGGACGAACTGCGGCACATGGTCAGCGTCCTGCGGGCTTCCGGGGGCCGCCCCACGGAACTCATCCCACAGCCCTCCCTGGCCGACATCCCTCAGCTGGTCGACAACAGCGGCATCGAGGCCGAGCTGCACACGGACCTGTCCGGCAGCCTTCCACCGCCGGTCCAGCGTGCCATCTACCGCACCGTCCAGGAGGCGCTGACCAACGTGCGCAAGCACGCCTCCGGCGCGACAGCGGTCGTCCGCATCCGCCACGAGAACACAACCGTCCGTGTCACCGTCACCAATACGGCACCGACCCGGCCCGCTCTGCCCCTTCCCAGTGCCAACTACGGCTTGGTCGGGCTGCGTCAGCGTGCCGAGCTGCTCGGTGGAACGGTCACCTGCGGCCCCACCACAGACGGCGGCTACCAACTGTGCCTGGAACTTCCGGTCGACGGCACGTGGTGA
- a CDS encoding long-chain fatty acid--CoA ligase has translation MHGLMQDRPLSLPILMDGMEHRFSRKHVTTTQLSGTVSAAYGDVAERVRRLAGVLDHLDVPAGARVGSFGWNSQRHLELYMAVPCSGRVLHTVNHRLFTDDVAYIVDDAADDVLFVDRSLLDVVHPLLDRCPSVRHLVVMDDGSPAELPIDPRVHDYETLLRAARPVEAFESVDERTAAALCYTSGTTGRPKGVLYDHRSIILHAMTLLMADTFAISEDDTVMPIVPMFHVNAWGLPYAALMAGANLVMPGPVMSPERLVRGMEACRVTFAAAVATVWRGILPHVGDADLSALRRAVSGGSALPVPLSRAFHEKAGIPLTSSWGMTETSPLVCSARVPSETARSLTGDDRITALAAPGPPTVLCSLRLIAEDGSPAPRDGRHRGELQVAGPTVAAAYFGGSPQASEFTEDGWLRTGDVATIDPLGVVRIVDRTKDLIKSGGEWISSVELENEIMAMTDVLEAAVIAVPDDKWGERPLACVVPVPDSGLTAESVRRHLSGRVAKWWIPERVVMLDGLPKTASGKFAKAALRRSMTTTSG, from the coding sequence ATGCACGGCCTCATGCAGGACCGCCCCTTGTCGCTGCCGATACTCATGGACGGCATGGAGCACCGGTTCAGCCGCAAACACGTCACCACGACACAGCTGAGCGGCACGGTGTCCGCGGCCTACGGCGACGTCGCCGAGCGCGTCCGCCGCCTCGCCGGAGTGCTGGATCACCTGGACGTCCCCGCCGGCGCCCGGGTGGGGAGTTTCGGATGGAACTCACAACGCCACCTGGAGCTGTACATGGCCGTGCCCTGCTCGGGGCGGGTCCTGCACACGGTCAACCACCGTCTTTTCACGGACGACGTCGCCTACATCGTCGACGACGCCGCGGACGACGTCCTCTTCGTCGACCGGTCGCTCCTCGACGTGGTGCACCCCCTGCTCGACAGGTGCCCGAGCGTGCGGCACCTCGTCGTGATGGACGACGGCTCACCGGCCGAGTTGCCGATCGACCCCCGGGTGCACGACTACGAGACCCTCCTGCGCGCCGCCCGGCCGGTCGAGGCGTTCGAGAGCGTCGACGAACGCACCGCCGCCGCCCTGTGCTACACCTCGGGGACGACGGGCCGCCCCAAGGGAGTCCTCTACGACCATCGCTCGATCATCCTCCACGCGATGACGCTGCTGATGGCGGACACCTTCGCCATCAGCGAGGACGACACGGTGATGCCGATCGTGCCCATGTTCCACGTCAACGCCTGGGGCCTCCCCTACGCCGCACTGATGGCCGGAGCGAACCTGGTCATGCCCGGCCCGGTCATGTCACCGGAGCGTCTGGTGCGGGGGATGGAGGCGTGCCGGGTCACATTCGCCGCCGCGGTGGCCACGGTCTGGCGCGGGATACTGCCCCACGTCGGCGACGCCGACCTGAGCGCACTGCGGCGCGCCGTCAGCGGCGGAAGCGCGCTGCCCGTCCCGCTTTCCCGCGCCTTCCACGAGAAGGCCGGGATCCCGCTGACGAGCTCGTGGGGGATGACCGAGACCAGCCCGCTGGTCTGCAGCGCGCGAGTACCCAGCGAAACGGCACGCTCCCTGACCGGGGACGACCGCATCACGGCACTGGCCGCCCCCGGTCCGCCCACGGTGCTGTGTTCGCTGCGTCTGATCGCCGAGGACGGTTCCCCCGCGCCCCGCGACGGACGGCACCGAGGTGAACTGCAGGTCGCCGGCCCGACCGTCGCGGCCGCCTATTTCGGCGGTTCCCCCCAGGCCTCGGAGTTCACCGAGGACGGCTGGCTGCGGACCGGCGACGTGGCCACCATCGACCCCCTCGGTGTCGTGCGCATCGTCGACCGGACCAAGGACCTCATCAAGTCGGGAGGAGAGTGGATCTCGTCGGTCGAACTCGAGAACGAGATCATGGCGATGACCGATGTCCTGGAGGCCGCGGTCATCGCGGTGCCCGACGACAAGTGGGGAGAGAGGCCGCTCGCCTGCGTGGTGCCGGTACCGGATTCGGGCCTCACCGCCGAGAGCGTCCGCCGGCATCTGTCCGGACGGGTGGCCAAGTGGTGGATCCCCGAGAGAGTGGTCATGCTGGACGGTCTTCCCAAGACGGCGTCCGGGAAGTTCGCGAAGGCCGCGCTGCGCCGGTCGATGACCACGACGAGCGGCTGA
- a CDS encoding SDR family NAD(P)-dependent oxidoreductase yields the protein MNFEGRVAVVTGAGGGLGRAHAVALAERGVKVVVNDMGSPSGVSTGRSAAARVAAEIRAAGGEAFAHLCDVTDAEAVERMIDETLAQWGRVDILINNAGVLRDKSFAKIQLDHVRQVVDVHLMGSIHCTKAVWPHMVEQGYGRVLMTTSASGIYGNFGQSNYGAAKSGLVGLMNVLAIEGERKGIRVNALAPTAATQMTEGLIDERILGLLTPESIAPGALFLVSEQAPTKTILAAGAGVFAVAQMTESAGVYLPEGDRSPETVAERWAEISDMSDPVVTASAFDQTKRYAAMAGTETGAVP from the coding sequence ATGAACTTCGAAGGTCGGGTAGCGGTGGTGACCGGTGCCGGTGGTGGGCTGGGGCGGGCTCATGCCGTGGCCCTCGCCGAGCGCGGCGTCAAGGTGGTCGTCAATGACATGGGGTCGCCGAGTGGAGTATCCACCGGCCGGAGCGCGGCGGCACGGGTGGCCGCGGAGATCCGGGCCGCCGGTGGTGAGGCGTTCGCCCACCTCTGCGATGTCACGGACGCGGAGGCCGTCGAGAGGATGATCGACGAGACTCTCGCGCAGTGGGGCCGCGTCGACATCCTCATCAACAATGCCGGGGTCCTGCGCGACAAGTCCTTCGCGAAGATCCAGTTGGATCACGTCCGCCAGGTCGTCGACGTGCACCTGATGGGCTCGATCCACTGCACCAAGGCGGTGTGGCCGCACATGGTGGAACAGGGCTACGGCAGGGTGCTGATGACCACGTCCGCATCCGGCATCTACGGCAACTTCGGCCAGTCCAACTACGGTGCGGCGAAGTCCGGCCTGGTCGGCCTGATGAACGTCCTCGCGATCGAGGGCGAGAGAAAGGGCATTCGCGTCAACGCGCTCGCCCCGACCGCGGCCACGCAGATGACCGAGGGCCTGATCGACGAGCGGATCCTCGGCCTGCTCACCCCCGAATCGATTGCTCCGGGAGCCTTGTTCCTCGTCAGTGAACAGGCCCCCACCAAGACCATCCTCGCCGCCGGCGCCGGTGTCTTCGCCGTTGCGCAGATGACGGAGTCCGCGGGGGTCTACCTTCCCGAGGGCGACCGCTCGCCCGAAACCGTCGCCGAGCGGTGGGCCGAGATCAGTGACATGAGTGATCCCGTGGTCACCGCGTCCGCGTTCGACCAGACGAAGCGGTACGCCGCCATGGCCGGCACCGAGACGGGAGCCGTGCCGTGA
- a CDS encoding response regulator transcription factor: MIRVMVVDDEALIRTGFQHILEATDGIEVVAAVPGGQAVRTAKEKRPDVVLLDIRMPDVDGLTVLADLLRLPHPPVVAMLTTFDMDEYVATALRSGAAGFLLKDTDPDQLPYLVRTLAGGGTVLSSKVTRTVVDGYLNSGLQEDAARSLAPLTDRERAVLAFIAEGLSNTDIAARMHLSTGTVKDHVSAILTKLEVGSRVQAALLAERAGLLKPPRDQKRS; the protein is encoded by the coding sequence GTGATCCGGGTAATGGTGGTCGACGACGAGGCACTGATCCGTACGGGCTTCCAGCACATCCTCGAAGCGACCGACGGCATCGAGGTCGTGGCGGCGGTTCCCGGCGGCCAGGCGGTCCGAACGGCGAAGGAGAAACGCCCCGACGTCGTGCTGCTGGACATCCGGATGCCTGACGTGGACGGCCTCACCGTCCTGGCCGACCTCCTTCGGCTGCCGCACCCACCGGTGGTGGCCATGCTCACGACGTTCGACATGGACGAGTACGTCGCCACGGCACTCCGGTCGGGCGCCGCCGGCTTCCTGCTCAAGGACACCGACCCGGATCAACTGCCCTACCTGGTGCGGACCCTGGCCGGCGGCGGCACCGTTCTGTCGTCCAAGGTCACCCGGACCGTCGTAGACGGCTATCTGAACTCCGGCCTGCAGGAAGACGCCGCCCGCAGCCTCGCCCCGCTGACCGACCGCGAGCGCGCCGTACTCGCCTTCATCGCCGAGGGACTGTCCAACACCGACATCGCCGCACGGATGCACCTGAGCACCGGCACGGTCAAGGACCATGTGAGCGCCATCCTCACCAAGCTGGAAGTGGGCAGCCGCGTTCAGGCCGCCCTGCTCGCGGAACGAGCCGGCCTGCTCAAGCCGCCGCGGGACCAGAAGAGGTCATGA
- a CDS encoding BtrH N-terminal domain-containing protein, with product MAMVKDIAVRGMQHCETTALGVLLRHEGLDLSEPMLFGLGSGLSFIYWDSKAMGFPFLGGRVKPFELTRNLAGALGLELLIGETTSPRKAWQNVAAPIDAGRPVGLQLDSYHLDYFSTKVHFGGHVVAMYGYDEQDAYLVDTDPQGGAVSTSLAGLARARAERGPMTAKHRSFTLTAPSSPTPPQDRIIPAIKTCADAFLNPPIANLGHRGIEKTAEQVPKWLQRSDNPQEDLPRAAALLERAGTGGALFRNLYRDFLAECAQLIDSSHLRTGHTLYTEAATLWTQVAALVATAGESGDAKNLVQAGTLLHELSRIERDAMQELSLLQC from the coding sequence ATGGCCATGGTGAAAGACATCGCTGTCCGCGGCATGCAGCACTGTGAGACGACGGCGCTGGGCGTGCTGCTGCGGCATGAGGGACTGGACTTGTCCGAGCCCATGCTGTTCGGGCTCGGCTCCGGGCTGTCCTTCATCTACTGGGACAGCAAAGCCATGGGTTTTCCCTTCCTGGGAGGCCGGGTCAAGCCGTTCGAACTCACCAGGAACCTGGCCGGCGCCCTCGGACTCGAGCTGCTGATCGGGGAGACCACCTCCCCGCGCAAGGCATGGCAGAACGTGGCGGCACCCATCGACGCCGGTCGGCCGGTCGGCCTGCAACTCGACAGCTACCACCTGGACTACTTCAGCACCAAGGTGCACTTCGGCGGGCACGTCGTGGCCATGTACGGCTACGACGAACAGGACGCCTACCTGGTGGACACCGACCCGCAGGGCGGAGCCGTCTCCACCAGCCTCGCAGGCCTGGCCAGAGCCAGGGCCGAGCGCGGCCCCATGACCGCCAAGCACCGCTCCTTCACCCTCACAGCGCCCAGCAGCCCGACGCCACCGCAGGACCGGATCATCCCCGCGATCAAGACCTGCGCCGACGCCTTCCTGAACCCACCCATCGCGAACCTGGGCCACCGGGGCATCGAGAAGACCGCCGAGCAAGTGCCGAAGTGGCTGCAGCGCAGCGACAATCCGCAGGAGGACCTGCCACGGGCCGCCGCCCTCTTGGAGAGGGCCGGCACCGGCGGCGCCCTGTTCCGCAATCTCTACCGGGACTTCCTCGCCGAGTGCGCCCAGCTGATCGACAGCAGCCACCTGCGCACCGGCCACACCCTGTATACCGAGGCCGCCACCCTCTGGACACAGGTGGCCGCACTCGTCGCGACAGCAGGCGAATCCGGCGACGCGAAAAACCTCGTGCAGGCCGGCACCCTCCTCCACGAGCTCTCGCGCATCGAACGCGATGCGATGCAGGAACTCAGCCTGCTCCAGTGCTGA